The Salinirubellus salinus genome segment GGAACGTGAGGTCGGCGAGCGCGTACGCACGGGTCGGGTCGACCGGTCGGCCGCGAGCGGCGAGCGCCGCCTCGACCGGGATCGTACCGGAGCCAGCCATCGGGTCGCAGAGCGTCTCGTGCGGGCGGTGGCCGGCGAACCGGACCAGCGCGGCGGCCGTCGTCGGCCTGACGGTCGCTCCGTGGTCGGCGGTCCGCCACGGCCGGTCGTGGAGGCTCGGCCCCGTGGCGTCGACGGCGAGCGTGAAGCGGTCCTCGCGGACCCACGCCCGCAGGGTCACGTCCGGGTCGTCGAGGTCCACCGGGAGCCGGTGGCCCGTCGCGTCGCGGTAGCCGTCGACGACGGCCTGCCCGACGGCGCTCGCCACGTCCGGACTGCCGAACGGGTGCTCGCCGTGCCGACTCGACCGGACGGCGAACGCCTGTCCGTCCCGGAGGTACCGGGTCCACTCGACGCCCGTGGCCGCCCGCTCGACGTCGGCGAGCGTGTCCACCGTCCCGTCGTGGAGCACCACGTTCGTCCGGTTGAGCGTCCGCGCGTACAGGTTCAGGCGGGCCAGTCCCGCCGGGTCCGTCTCGAAGCGGAGACGACCCCGGGCGGACCGCTCGCCGTCGCTCCCGACGAGGGCGGCCACCTCGTCGGCGGCGACGGGTTCGAGCCCGGGCGTGGTGGTGGCGAGGACGCGCACAGCACCCGTCGGTTGCGCCCGGGCAAGTAGGTGGCGTGTGGGACCGCCGACGCCCCGTTCCCGGTCGTGCCGTCTCCGGAGCGCTCGGTAGCGACCCGTACGCACCCGGAACGGCACGTCCCTCGGTCCCGGACGTTCCGGTGGAGGTAGCACGCAGGCGCCGTGCGCGGTATCTCCACCCGAAGAGAGGGGGAGAGACCGAGAACCGGCGGTAGCGGGCGTTAGGAACCGACTAAGCCGTCGACGGAGTGGCGCGAGATTCCTCGCTACTTCGTCCGGAACGCCCGGTCGCCCGCGTCACCCAGCCCGGGGACGATGTAGCCGTCGTCGTCGAGTCGCTCGTCGATGGCGACGGTCAACAGGTCGGCCTCGGGCACCTCCTCGTGCACGTGGACGAGGCCCGGTGGGGCGCTCACCGCGGAGAGACAGAGCAGTCGCTCGGGCGTGCCGTTCGAGAGCACCTCCTGCAGCACCGACACCATCGTCGACCCGGTGGCGAGCATCGGGTCCGCGACGATGACCGTCTCCTCGGGGCCGATGTCCGGTAGTTTCACGTAGTCGATGGAGATGGGGAACTCGCCGTCCTCGTCCATCCCGGCGCTCTCGTCGCGCGAGGCGGAGATGACCCCCTGTTTCGCGCGGGGGAACGCCTTGACCAGTCCCTCGACGAACGGCGTCGCCGCGCGGAGGACGTTGACGACGACGACGCGGTCGATGCCCTTCACCCGCTCGCCGGTCGTATCGGCGAGCGGGGTCGTGATGGAGACGAACTCCGTGTCCATCATACCGTCGATGATCTCGTAGCCGCAGATGCGCCCCAGTTTCACCAGTCCCTTGCGGAACTCCACCTGTTCGGTGTCGACCGAGCGCAGGTCCGAGAGCGTGTGTTTCGCGAGCGCGTGGGTGATGACGTGCGCGTCACCACGGTCCTCGATGGGCATACAGGGAGTGGTTCGGCTACCGGTATAAAACGGGGCGCTAGACGGTGACATCGGTGCCGTGTCCGGAGGTGTGGACGGGGTCGTCGAGCGGACGGAGGCGTCTCTCGAAGCGAGCGAACCGGCGAGTCGCGCGTCCGCGTCCCGACGCCACACCGGACGACACCGGCGGCGGTCACCTTTTGTTCCCGAGAACCGTACTGTCTCGCGGATGTCGTCCTGCGTCGTCTGCGGCGCCGAGACCACCGTCACGGCCGCCTGCCCCCACTGCGCCGAGCCCGTCTGTGCCGAGCATCGGCCACCCGTGGCCCACGACTGCGCGGGCGTCGACGCCGAACGCACGGGCGGGTGGGTCGTGGACCTCGACGGCCCCCAACCCGACCGGTCGACGCCGGCCGACGACTCGTGGCGCGACCTGCTCCGGCCCTCCCGCGGCGGGCTGTGGCTCGCCGCGGGGACGCTGTTCGTCGTCGCGGCGGCCGTCCTCCTCGTGGGTGTCGGGGTCCCCGGCCTCGGCGGGGAGATCGTCGCGAGCGCGGGCGCCTCGAACGCGACGGCC includes the following:
- a CDS encoding THUMP domain-containing class I SAM-dependent RNA methyltransferase, producing MRVLATTTPGLEPVAADEVAALVGSDGERSARGRLRFETDPAGLARLNLYARTLNRTNVVLHDGTVDTLADVERAATGVEWTRYLRDGQAFAVRSSRHGEHPFGSPDVASAVGQAVVDGYRDATGHRLPVDLDDPDVTLRAWVREDRFTLAVDATGPSLHDRPWRTADHGATVRPTTAAALVRFAGHRPHETLCDPMAGSGTIPVEAALAARGRPVDPTRAYALADLTFLPDGLLDRVRADHRERAIVGRTCALDTDPECAAATRTNARAAGLGVDARVADATETPVDADRVVFDPPYGHRMDGGGLRRLYEGTFRSLDRGSWRSVVVLTTREDLVPWTPDERLPVRLGRLEAAALKFER
- the upp gene encoding uracil phosphoribosyltransferase translates to MPIEDRGDAHVITHALAKHTLSDLRSVDTEQVEFRKGLVKLGRICGYEIIDGMMDTEFVSITTPLADTTGERVKGIDRVVVVNVLRAATPFVEGLVKAFPRAKQGVISASRDESAGMDEDGEFPISIDYVKLPDIGPEETVIVADPMLATGSTMVSVLQEVLSNGTPERLLCLSAVSAPPGLVHVHEEVPEADLLTVAIDERLDDDGYIVPGLGDAGDRAFRTK